The DNA sequence AAAAGCTGCACACCTGctcacagtgtggaaagagtttccaaaataaatcaaaccttaacaaacacagaaaaattcacactggagaaaaaccgtatacatgcactcagtgtggtaaagattttattttgcCATCACAACTAAAGCAACACCTGATagttcattcagatgagaggcctcatgtgtgttctctctgtggaaagagtttttcacggCTGGACAGTTTTAAACAGCACCAGAATATACATACAGGTGTGAAAGACCATGTGTGTTgtgactgtgggaagagctttactacaTCTAGTCATCTGAAACGGCACCGAAGGGTTCACACTGGAAATAAACCgtatacatgcactcagtgtggaaagagtttttctcaAGCATCAGGTCTCAGTGTTCATCTGCTCCGTCactctggaaaaaaaacatttaaatgtgatcAATGTGACaaagattttattttgtcatcagaTCTAAAAGATCACCTGACAGTTCATTCAGATGAGAAGCCTTTtgtgtgttctctctgtggaaagagttttccACGGCTGAAGAGTTTTAAAGTGCACCAGAAAACACACAATAAAGTAAAAGATCATGTGTGTTTGGACTGTGGGATGAGCTTTACTAGAGCTGACTGTCTGAAACGTCACCAAAGAactcatactggagaaaaacctttcaagtgctcatattgtgacaagagtCTCACTCGGTTGGTACACCTGAAAGTACATGAgcgaattcatactggagagaagccgtaccacTGTACTCAGTGTGGAGAGAGTTTCAGAGATGCAACAGGTTTAAAAGATCATCTTTTAATTCacactgaagaaaaaacatttaactgtgagtttattaaagaggagattgaagacatgagtgatccagaaccatccagcataaaacatgaagaaactgaggaacaaacaggttggtgtCAATTCTTGATTCTTCATTGTTGACTGTTTTGGTGGCTGTGAAATAATAATTAGTATACGAATGATAAATGACACAGGAATGCATCTAAATGATCATAACCCAGTATTAATagtattaaaggcacaatatggaAAATGTTTAGTGGAAAATATCCAAAAACGactaaaacaatgttatatttagttgacttgtgtacttccAATGATCCTAAacgtttccaacaatgtttaaatccagagaaatcaccAATTTGAACCAGTGTTACAGACCGTGTCATTGCGCCTCCTGTCACTGACGTCATATCCAATCTACCCttgatttccagttttatttttgtagaaaccatggaaacaacaaagacgcttatatattatgtgttttattagacaggtatCCAACTGTTTACATGCCTTTCTcgacagaaaacaaatcattGTTATACAGCTTAACacggttagtcttattgtttgatttgcttgttttcttgatttaccgcgagtaccatgttttaccgtGCCTCAGAGACAATACTATTTTGTCTAGTGGCTAACATGGCATAATCAGAGAGAGCTTTCTCCatcatacattttaaagttaattgCATGTCAATTAGCAACAGTCAATTAGCCAGCaggttttattaatatgatattctaatatcgatctagattactgcaatgtgcaacaagtgtccCATAGCagcgaacacaaattaatagcATAACttttaacacattcaaatgtattcagtatgattgttttaaaacagcgctgcgttatcCCACATATGCAACAAAAAGAGCGTAAGTGGTCGACTGCAACATAATAAAAGCTTCGCTAAATTAGTTAACTAATGCTagctaatgaaaccttattgtaaaatgttaccgaTACTTTATACTCACACAGACGTGTGTCTTGTTTTCAGCTGAGTgtttttaattttcacatttaaccTCATTAAACTGATTCTAACCacttaatatgtttattttagacCAGATGGAAGTGAAGGAGCAAAGACAGAAACTAAGTGACGTGAAGAAACACTGTGACTTCAAAACTCAAGGAACTAAGGTCAAAAAGAGACACACCTGctcacagtgtggaaagagtttccaaGATAAATCAAATCTCAACAAGCACACaaaaattcacactggagagaaaccgtatacatgcactcagtgtggaaagtgtTTCCAAGATAAAAGAAACTTTAACAgacacatgagagttcacactggagagaaaccgtttacatgcactcagtgtggaaagagtttttctcaAGCAGCAGGTCTCAGTGTTCATCTGCTCcgtcactctggagaaaaaacatttaaatgtgatcagtgtgacaaagattttattttgtcatcacATCTAAAAGATCACAtgaaagttcattcagatgagcggccttatgtgtgttctttctgtggaaagagttttccACGGCTGAAGAGTTTTAAAGtgcaccagaaaacacataatGAAGTGAGAGATCATGTGTGTCGTGACTGTGGGATGAGCTTTAATAGAGCTGACTGTCTGAAACGTCACCAAAGAactcatactggagaaaaaccttacaagtgctcatattgtgacaagagtttcactCGGTTGGTACACCTGAAAGTACATGAgcgaattcatactggagagaagccgtaccacTGTACTCAGTGTGGAGAGAGTTTCAGAGATGCAACAGGTTTAAAAGATCATCTTTTAATTCACACTGAAGAAACGCCATTTAACtgtgagtttattaaagaggagattgaagacatgagtgatccagaaccatccagaataaaacatgaagatactgaggaacaaataggTTGGTGTCCATTCTTGATTCTTCATTGTTGACTGCTTTGGTGGCTGTGaaataataatcaatatatGGATGATAAATGATAGAGGAATGCATCTAAACTCAGTATTagtattaaaggcacaatatgtaagatttttagatgaaaatatacaaaaaccactaaaacaatgttatatttAGTTGACTTGCGTACTTCCAATGATCCCAAacgtttccaacaatgtttaaatccagagaaatcaccAATTTTAACCAGTTTTAGGGACCGTGTCAATGCGCTGCCTGTCACTGACGTCATATCCAATCTaccctttattttttttttttgtagaaaccatggaaacaacagAGACacttatattatgttttattagacaggtatCCAACTGTTTACATGCCTTTCTCGACAGAAATCTAATCATTGTTATACAGCTTAACacggttagtcttattgtttgatttgcttgttttcttgatttacagcgagtaccatgttttaccgtGCCTCAGAGACAATACTATTTTGTCTAGTGGCTAACATGGCATAATCAGAGAGAGCTTTCTCCatcatacattttaaagttaattgCATGTCAATTAGCAACAGTCAATTAGCcagcagcttttattaatatgatattctaatatcgatctagattactgcaatgtgcaacaagtgtctcagcATCGAACAAACAGAGTGACGTTATAGCATAACtttaaacacattcaaatgtattcagtatgattgttttaaaaCAGCACTGCGTTATCCCACATATGCAACAAAAAAAGAGGAAGCGGCcgactgcagcataataaaagcttcGCTAGTTTCGAAATGGGTGTGAAtcacaggtgtctctcattagcattcGCTCCCACAGGCCACGGCTCTTGGCGCGACATGCGTGAcaataataaatcttt is a window from the Ctenopharyngodon idella isolate HZGC_01 chromosome 15, HZGC01, whole genome shotgun sequence genome containing:
- the LOC127495711 gene encoding zinc finger protein 721-like isoform X9: MEFIKEEIEDTSDPEPSRIKHEDTEEQIDQMDVKEQRHKLNDVKKHCDFKTPGTKAKKLHTCSQCGKSFQNKSNLNKHRKIHTGEKPYTCTQCGKDFILPSQLKQHLIVHSDERPHVCSLCGKSFSRLDSFKQHQNIHTGVKDHVCCDCGKSFTTSSHLKRHRRVHTGNKPYTCTQCGKSFSQASGLSVHLLRHSGKKTFKCDQCDKDFILSSDLKDHLTVHSDEKPFVCSLCGKSFPRLKSFKVHQKTHNKVKDHVCLDCGMSFTRADCLKRHQRTHTGEKPFKCSYCDKSLTRLVHLKVHERIHTGEKPYHCTQCGESFRDATGLKDHLLIHTEEKTFNCEFIKEEIEDMSDPEPSSIKHEETEEQTDQMEVKEQRQKLSDVKKHCDFKTQGTKVKKRHTCSQCGKSFQDKSNLNKHTKIHTGEKPYTCTQCGKCFQDKRNFNRHMRVHTGEKPFTCTQCGKSFSQAAGLSVHLLRHSGEKTFKCDQCDKDFILSSHLKDHMKVHSDERPYVCSFCGKSFPRLKSFKVHQKTHNEVRDHVCRDCGMSFNRADCLKRHQRTHTGEKPYKCSYCDKSFTRLVHLKVHERIHTGEKPYHCTQCGESFRDATGLKDHLLIHTEETPFNCEFIKEEIEDMSDPEPSRIKHEDTEEQIDQMEVKEQRQKLNDIKKHCDFKTRGTKAKKLHTCSQCGKSFTQKGTLNVHMRIHTGEKPYTCTQCGKSFSRASGLRIHLLRHSGEKSFKCDQCGKDFNLSSQLKQHLKVHSDEKPYVCFFCGKSFSRLDHFKQHQKTHDEVRDHVCCDCGKSFTASSHLKQHQRIHTGEKPYKCSYCNKSFTQSPHLKSHERLHTGEKPYCCTQCEKSFSDLTCLRSHLLHHSGEKPFNCDQCGKDFISSSHLKQHLNVHSDERPYVCSLCGKCFSWLKSFKQHQKTHDEVRDHVFCDCGKSFTTASHLKRHQRTHTGEKPYKCSYCDKTFTQSGNLKKHERVHTGEKPYHCTQCEKRFTRLRGLHAHINKCCK
- the LOC127495711 gene encoding zinc finger protein 91-like isoform X18, with amino-acid sequence MEFIKEEIEDTSDPEPSRIKHEDTEEQIDQMDVKEQRHKLNDVKKHCDFKTPGTKAKKLHTCSQCGKSFQNKSNLNKHRKIHTGEKPYTCTQCGKDFILPSQLKQHLIVHSDERPHVCSLCGKSFSRLDSFKQHQNIHTGVKDHVCCDCGKSFTTSSHLKRHRRVHTGNKPYTCTQCGKSFSQASGLSVHLLRHSGKKTFKCDQCDKDFILSSDLKDHLTVHSDEKPFVCSLCGKSFPRLKSFKVHQKTHNKVKDHVCLDCGMSFTRADCLKRHQRTHTGEKPFKCSYCDKSLTRLVHLKVHERIHTGEKPYHCTQCGESFRDATGLKDHLLIHTEEKTFNCEFIKEEIEDMSDPEPSSIKHEETEEQTDQMEVKEQRQKLSDVKKHCDFKTQGTKVKKRHTCSQCGKSFQDKSNLNKHTKIHTGEKPYTCTQCGKCFQDKRNFNRHMRVHTGEKPFTCTQCGKSFSQAAGLSVHLLRHSGEKTFKCDQCDKDFILSSHLKDHMKVHSDERPYVCSFCGKSFPRLKSFKVHQKTHNEVRDHVCRDCGMSFNRADCLKRHQRTHTGEKPYKCSYCDKSFTRLVHLKVHERIHTGEKPYHCTQCGESFRDATGLKDHLLIHTEETPFNCEFIKEEIEDMSDPEPSRIKHEDTEEQIDQMEVKEQRQKLSDVKKHCDFKTHGTKVKKRHTCSQCGKSFQDKSNLNKHTKIHSGEKPYTCTQCGKSFQDKRNFNRHMRIHTGEKPFTCTQCGKSFSQAAGLSVHLLRHSGEKTFKCDQCDKDFILSSHLKDHMKVHSDERPYVCSFCGKSFPRLKSFKVHQKTHNEVRDHVCRDCGMSFNRADCLKRHQRTHTGEKPYKCSYCGKSLTRLVHLKVHERIHTGEKPYHCTQCGESFRDATGLKDHLLIHTEETPFNCEFIKEEIEDMSDPEQSRIKHEDTEEQIEKSPI